From a region of the Lactuca sativa cultivar Salinas chromosome 4, Lsat_Salinas_v11, whole genome shotgun sequence genome:
- the LOC111879678 gene encoding V-type proton ATPase 16 kDa proteolipid subunit has protein sequence MSSTFSGDETAPFFGFLGAAAALVFSCMGAAYGTAKSGVGVASMGVMRPELVMKSIVPVVMAGVLGIYGLIIAVIISTGINPKAKSYYLFDGYAHLSSGLACGLAGLSAGMAIGIVGDAGVRANAQQPKLFVGMILILIFAEALALYGLIVGIILSSRAGQSRAD, from the exons ATGTCTTCAACATTCTCCGGCGATGAAACGGCTCCGTTCTTCGGCTTCCTCGGTGCCGCGGCAGCCCTGGTCTTCTCCT GCATGGGGGCGGCATACGGGACAGCGAAAAGCGGCGTTGGTGTGGCGTCGATGGGAGTGATGAGGCCGGAGTTGGTGATGAAGTCGATTGTGCCGGTGGTTATGGCTGGAGTGTTAGGTATTTACGGGTTGATTATTGCTGTGATTATCAGTACCGGGATTAACCCAAAGGCCAAATCTTATTATCTCTTTGATGGATACGCTCATCTTTCCTCTGGTCTTGCTTGTGGCCTTGCTGGTCTTTCTGCTGGTATGGCTATCGGAATTGTTGGTGATGCTGGTGTTAG GGCAAATGCACAACAACCAAAACTCTTTGTTgggatgattttgattttgatttttgctgAAGCTTTGGCTTTGTATGGTCTTATTGTTGGCATCATCCTTTCTTCTAGAGCTGGCCAATCAAGAGCAGACTAG
- the LOC111879679 gene encoding probable 1-acylglycerol-3-phosphate O-acyltransferase, whose product MAGEMDSPAATPRTKKSLWPSVLRWIPSSTDHIIAAEKRLLSIVKTSYTQENVNIGTGPPGSKIRWFRSSSNEPRFINTITFDSKEDLPTLVMVHGYAAAQGFFFRNFDALTKHFRVIAMDQLGWGGSSRPDFTCKSTQETEDWFIDSLEEWRKAKKLDKFILLGHSFGGYVVSKYALKHPEHVQHLVLVGPAGFTSEVDHKSEWLTKFRATWKGAVMSHLWESNFTPMKVLRGLGPWGPDLVRRYTSARFGDYASGDVLTDKESILFTDYIYHTLAAKGSGELCLKYIFSFGAYARSPLLERAVEWKVPTTFIYGFEDWMNYQGAIDARKNMSVPCDIIRVPKAGHFVFLDNANGFHSAVLHACRRFLTSDPNAYPLAEGVISI is encoded by the exons ATGGCGGGGGAAATGGACTCACCGGCGGCGACACCAAGGACGAAGAAGTCGTTATGGCCTTCTGTTCTTCGTTGGATACCAAGCTCTACCGATCACATAATTGCCGCTGAAAAACGCCTGCTGTCTATTGTCAA GACATCATACACCCAAGAAAATGTCAATATTGGCACTGGTCCACCAGGGTCAAAGATCAGATGGTTTCGTTCTTCCAGCAATGAACCAAGATTTATCAACACTATCACCTTTGACAGCAAGGAGGATTTACCAACTCTTGTTATGGTTCATGGATATGCAGCTGCTCAGGGCTTCTTCTTCAGAAATTTTGACGCTCTCACAAAACATTTCAGGGTGATTGCAATGGATCAACTTGG TTGGGGAGGATCAAGCAGACCTGACTTCACTTGCAAAAGCACCCAAG AAACCGAGGATTGGTTCATTGATTCCCTTGAGGAATGGAGAAAAGCCAAAAAGCTTGATAAGTTTATTTTACTTGGGCATTcttttggaggatatgttgtatCTAAATACGCCTTGAAG CATCCTGAGCATGTACAACATCTGGTTTTGGTGGGACCCGCTGGATTTACCTCAGAAGTTGACCATAAGTCAGAATGGCTTACAAAATTCAGGGCAACATGGAAAGGAGCTGTTATGAGCCATTTATGGGAATCTAATTTTACTCCAATGAAAGTTCTCAG AGGCTTAGGCCCGTGGGGCCCAGATTTGGTCCGTAGGTATACAAGTGCAAGATTTGGTGACTATGCGAGTGGAGATGTGTTGACTGATAAAGAATCCATATTATTTACAG ATTACATATACCATACTTTGGCTGCAAAAGGAAGTGGAGAACTTTGCTTAAAGTACATCTTTTCATTTGGGGCATATGCACGAAGTCCTCTGTTAGAAAG AGCTGTGGAATGGAAAGTGCCAACAACTTTCATATATGGATTTGAAGACTGGATGAATTACCAAGGGGCAATAGATGCACGCAAGAACATGTCTGTCCCCTGTGATATCATTCGGGTCCCAAAG GCTGGTCATTTTGTGTTTTTGGACAATGCAAATGGATTCCACTCAGCAGTGTTACATGCTTGCCGAAGGTTTCTCACATCAGATCCTAATGCTTATCCTTTAGCTGAAGGTGTTATCTCCATCTAG